In Lytechinus pictus isolate F3 Inbred chromosome 17, Lp3.0, whole genome shotgun sequence, the genomic window CTCACGAGCTGACAAGAAGAAAATCACATACTATGGTGTGGTCCTGCGCATCACTTGGCGACTCTTCACCATCACTGCTCGCGTCATTGCCCTTGCCCTGTTTGCATCAATCTATGAGTGGTGGGTCTTTGTCGTGGTTGGTGCGCATTGGGTCATGATGACTCTCTGGCTGGTCTGGCAACAGACCGACTTCTGTGATACTAAATTTGAGGAAGTCCTCTTTGACGCAGTCATGGGAATCATTCACATCTTCTGTTTCTTCAACATGAAGGAGGGTCGCACTCGATACCGTGCGCTAGTCTTCTACACCATTATATTCATCGAGAATACCATCATGTTCGGGTTGTGGTATCACAGACAGGAATCGAGGGAGAAGATGTACGGTTTGCCCGCACTTATTTTCGTCTGGGGCGGGTTCTTCATCGGCGCCTTCCTCATGGCATTTTATTACCGTTTCTGCCATCCGACGGGGAAGcttccattttgtttatgcggAGTTCATGATGACACGGAAGATCAGCAGTCACAGAAGGAAACAGTGACCAATCACGCTGTGGCTTTGAGAAGCTTGTCACATCAAAGCAATGGAGGAGTGGCAGGTGGTGATGAGGTAGATGGAGGAGGCAATGAAGTTGATGGTTGCGCTTATGCCAAAGACTTAGACGGCAAGCTCAACCGTAAAATGTCGGAACGCGATCGATACTATGCAAACCTCTTTTCGTATAAATGGCGACGTCACATACATCCGGAACTCCTTCCTAACAACAGATTGCAAAAATATGTAGATGGTGTAGTGACAGCGCCACCCATGTCACCACTGCATCCAGAAATGATAGATACTGAAGCTGTTTACAGAGTGGATGCTAATGAAGTATCAACACAACCGCATGCACAAGACCTGTTGTGATTTTGCATTTAGTTTGTGCCATGTAAGTTTGTACGGGTAGTTACATCCTTACCTTATTGGCAGATAGGTGTCGGTATTGATCTTTATCATGTAAATTCTCAATACTGTATGCCTGGCATAAGGGCTTTAGCTGAAGCATGAGCTACTTGAAGTTTTTTGTGCGTGTAAGATTTAACGCCCTTGTGTCGGGTATATAGGGATGGGAATTAATGTACACGCATCTCCTAACTTCCTTCTGTCAGCCAGGTAATGTTATACTTTATGTGTCATATCAAACAACACATTTGTGTGCCTCTGTCCtctgaaaatatattaatacaCAGAGTAATGATGGATATTGTCACATGTAAATCTTAGTATAGTGGGATTTACACTATATACTTTATTTACAGAAAGCACAAATCAATATTCTAGTCATTATTACGAGAGGCTTGTGGTGCGACTGTACTTTCGTAGGAAAAACGATGTACATTTAGCACGGGTAGACAATTGAAATATTACagaaatattcaatttatcAAGGAATCCCAAGCGCAGGGAGGAATACGGATAAAATCAGTAGATCTACAAAAGAGACCCCAGTAAAAGCATCGAGGTTTGTAATCACTTTGAAAGAGAAATTGCTTTTAAGTGGGAattgaacccgggtcaccggaatctgAAATCCCGTTCTCCCGACTGATCTAGCATGCCTCCCTAGGGTgtattacaatgtacatgtgtaGAAAATGTTGGTAGAATTAGAGCTTCAATACGTTCCCCATTGAATGCGTGCTGGGGAACGGAAATAGTTGTTTTTATAATGgcattaaaggaaaccaaaacccaagaagagaagcaatcgtATTTGAGAGAGTaacaaaagaggaaaaaattataacaagTTTCAGCAGAATTGGTtttgaaataagcaagttatgtgagatgtttaaaaagtcttgttggactggatcctcaaattggccaCCATGGCTCAGAATTACAGATTCTGTGGACAACTCTTCATTTGTgttgtacacaaatttttaaattttccccATCATCTTTccaattgcatcttgcctcctgaTGAGCATAACattatgtcatgggaaaatataattcataccACATAATATGTCAAGGTCAGagggagataatgtgaaattaatgggaaaatctgaaaatatgtgtacaaaacaaatggagaattgtccacaaaatcagacattttgaagcatgtttgccaaagtgaggatccccatagacaGTACAACTGGACTTTTCAAACTTCCAACTTTGTTCTataactgattttgatgaaacaggTTTTAGATTGCTCCTCTCATTTAATTTCTTCTTATAAGACGGATTCTACCCTTGTATTTTGGTTTCCATTATTTAACTGCTCCGGAGACATCATTTCCCAATCAACTAGAGTTTAAATATGTGGAAAAGAAGAGCTTTGATTCACAATTTacatttatatgtatttcttttttacaaaatactgatcatttcactttgtatttataaattaGACTAATCATTTCACTTTCATTAAGCTTTTAAGGCTATCCATTTATTAATGGGAAATTCTtccaaagaaagaaagaaagaaagaaagagagagagagagagaaagaaagaaagaagaataccCCCCCAACTGTGCCCAGTCAAAACTTGAACCCTGCCTCCCCCTCTAACATGGACATTGTActtaaaattcataattttttaaaagttatttttacATGCATgtgtatacatgcatattttatgGTGAGAGGTACTACAAATAGATACATTTTCTTCTTTGATGATGATTTTCTAGCAGCATTTATCTGAAAGAAATAAACATAAGGTTGGAAATTACAAGCGCACAAGAAGAGAGGTGactgtatatatatgtacatgtacctctagttaatcattgatttttgtttttgtgttaGCACTTTGTCAGATTCTATTTATAGAAGTGAGTCAATTGGTttcctgtcatttttttcaatattaaagAGCTTACTTAACATAAAACTTATTTACTTATTGTTTTTTATCTCTCTTGATCTTGTTATTAATGATTCTTTCTCAACAAGAATAAaagatttcattgatttttgtctcgcctgaacgaAGTTCGACAGAGACCTAGTGATCCCTTTCCTGTTGGTCTGTTACaaaaattttaatgtttttgtttgctctcatttctttatttctgcatcaattatagTCACACTCAACTCAACACttgatacagtacatgtatatgatccttgggtaatacccaTGTGCTTTCatgaggatgataaggtcaaaggccatCTAGGGATCAAAGGATCataattgcatattttattgattgcaAAATCAAGCAACAGTTCTTTTGTTCAGATTTTCAATGGGCATGTGTATTGGATTAGGTCAGTAGAGGCATGACGCAAATGGcataagaaaatgaattttataattatgaggatttatcattgtttatcTGCAATCACGTTATTTGGGGGAAAGGATACACTTGTTCAGTGCGTGTACTTGTTCATGGCCACACTAACAAATGGCGATtggtttacatgtatgtttattctaattttcaacTGAATTTATATCTGTAATGTATTTCTTGGTGTGCTATATAATTCATTGCTCAGCTGATTTTTAGCctattattaggtggtctgtcataaatatgacagatcacctattatattcgtcagattttactttatttatttttattgccaaattttgttcccactttatctcaaaatcgggcttgtcaaatttcttgattttcatgtcatgtatggaaattattatggaatcgcgaaacgaaacttttcaaggttatcaaatcatgatgacgtcatctaggcgccattttgtaaaattaaattattgatcatatcatcgcaactaatcataaaaaatcatccatatttgcatcatatcaagttcaggtcaCAGGTCATCAGGaaatgtcatcagaggtcatgcaaaggtcacgacgcgcacgtacgcgcgcgtcaaaattttaaatttccccaaatcaaccgtggtcaagtttgggtacgtttcaggtcattttgagcacgtcaagaatttgcgcgcgcacaggtatgcgtgcgcgttcttacACCTAcaatcggtatgcatcttcgagtcgtcatttattttatgtctgtccattgtccattatcttctgattaatttgatacctcattcagcctcttacgaccaataatacgggaatgcgcgtccattcaaatttgcattacacgcgcgtgccaACTctcaaaataagtcataagtgggcataaatatgcctatataaaattcactgtagctcttcagggagtccgttgacccccaattttgtttccctattcgaatagagtatgaaaaggagatatgatttcatgccacatttgacccttaaaaacatcgtgacgtcatcaaaatggcgtcggaactaaaaattaaccttttttgtttcatgatgtcaccacactcatgtaaatttattcttattccgtaaatattggttatttctcgccaaattttcaatatcttttagctttttgtaccctttagacaatatgtccattgtatcattttaaagcttgtactattctcaaaactagaacttgtagaggtttgtcatcatgccaattttctacttgcaaaaatgtacattgacaatatgtttcctgttttgcgtttgccgtctgtcggaaacattgtggtcgactagataacgcacctgactgataaagcaggggtcggtggttcaaaaaCCTTgcctgacttttttttttttttcctttttaggtggtctgtcatgaatatgacagatcacctattatattcgtcagattttactttatttatttttattgccaaattttgttcccactttatctcaaaatcgggcttgtcaaatttcttgattttcatgtcatgtatggaaattgttatggaatcgcgaaacgaaacttttcaaggttatcaaattatgatgacgtcatctaggcgccattttgtaaaattaaattattgatcatatcatcgcaactaatcataaaaaatcatccatatttgcatcatatcaagttcaggtgacaggtcatcaggacatatcatcagaggtcatgcaaaggttacgacgcgcacgtacgcgcgcgtcaaaattttaaatttacccaaatcgaccgtggtcaagtttgggtacgtttcaggtcattttgagcatgtcaagaatttgcgcgcgcacagatATGCGTGCGTGtgcttgcacctaccatcggtatgcatctttgagtcatcatttgtttcatgtctttccattgtccattatcttctgattaatttgatacctcattcagcctcttacgaccaataatacgggaatgcacgtccattcaaatttgcattactcgcgcgtgcaaacttgcaaaataagtcataaatgggcaaaaatatgcctatataaaatttactgtagctcttcagggagtc contains:
- the LOC129280995 gene encoding XK-related protein 6-like; the encoded protein is MTADSPDIGDTTNALRKTPSRELELDFTVPHQSAGNAQPRESIQSDVLNQTQPEETTTCGICVKGGRFTTVDALFILGGMIMYIADLVTDLVVGVQYFREGYALWAIMTFIFVLLPSLVLQYFSFRWFVSDLDEDPEHKKKGLFAKLWSWCQWLFTHVLQLGAVKRYWRTLKFGLRSRRDHGYYKLMIYEYRDITMLRLLEAFMESAPQLVLQVYIMVESEELYWLTAASAIVSLSSLAWALEAYHKALRDSRADKKKITYYGVVLRITWRLFTITARVIALALFASIYEWWVFVVVGAHWVMMTLWLVWQQTDFCDTKFEEVLFDAVMGIIHIFCFFNMKEGRTRYRALVFYTIIFIENTIMFGLWYHRQESREKMYGLPALIFVWGGFFIGAFLMAFYYRFCHPTGKLPFCLCGVHDDTEDQQSQKETVTNHAVALRSLSHQSNGGVAGGDEVDGGGNEVDGCAYAKDLDGKLNRKMSERDRYYANLFSYKWRRHIHPELLPNNRLQKYVDGVVTAPPMSPLHPEMIDTEAVYRVDANEVSTQPHAQDLL